One genomic window of Corynebacterium massiliense DSM 45435 includes the following:
- a CDS encoding DUF421 domain-containing protein: MEWRDELVNELHNQLSIETYRIPVVILSAVGIYIAFMILTRLFGSRVLTSMSGSDAVVIIMFGAVAGRVIIGHPPSLLAGILGLATLMALEAIFGEARKKFGWSRILDRRPILLMFNGEFVSAGMHVAHMADSDIYSAMRRSGVGARAEVGAMILEPTGDISVIRRGQAIDRDVLSSAIGYSEADGPRPEK, from the coding sequence GTGGAATGGCGCGATGAACTTGTCAACGAACTGCACAACCAGTTGAGTATTGAGACCTACCGCATCCCGGTGGTCATCCTGTCCGCCGTCGGTATCTACATCGCGTTCATGATCCTTACCCGGCTGTTCGGATCACGCGTGTTGACCTCCATGAGTGGCTCCGACGCCGTGGTCATCATCATGTTCGGCGCGGTGGCCGGCCGCGTCATCATCGGCCACCCGCCGTCGCTTCTCGCGGGCATTCTGGGCCTGGCCACGCTCATGGCGCTGGAGGCAATTTTCGGCGAGGCGCGCAAGAAATTCGGGTGGTCGCGCATCCTCGACCGCCGGCCCATTCTCCTCATGTTCAACGGTGAATTTGTTTCTGCTGGCATGCACGTGGCGCACATGGCAGACAGCGATATCTATTCCGCTATGCGGCGCAGCGGCGTCGGGGCCCGCGCTGAAGTGGGCGCGATGATTCTCGAACCCACTGGGGACATCTCCGTTATCCGGAGGGGACAGGCCATCGATCGGGACGTGCTGTCCTCCGCAATCGGTTATTCGGAAGCAGACGGCCCACGGCCGGAGAAATAA
- a CDS encoding neutral zinc metallopeptidase translates to MTFRSGGSIGREVSGGSGGGMGGPIAVGGGFGSLLLVGLYLLLGGDPGALGGGGGGQQPQQEPGQNQHSGQGYGDTESEYANCTWDDANESDGCRIVGTAQSLDEIWSDILPEQAGIEYTKPGLRIFEQATQTGCGAASSQTGPFYCPQDETAYFDTSFFSMLKQMGGSAAPLSQEYVVAHEFGHHIQDLEGTLGMSNYDDPGPDSNAVKIELQADCYAGVWASRADKGDNPRLEPVTEEQVATAMKTAGAIGDDHIQESQQGYVNPESFTHGTSEQRQKMFMAGYQNGTMGACDILERGAYNS, encoded by the coding sequence ATGACATTTCGCAGCGGTGGCAGCATTGGCCGTGAGGTATCCGGCGGCAGTGGCGGCGGCATGGGCGGCCCCATTGCGGTTGGCGGCGGCTTTGGTTCCCTTCTCCTCGTAGGTCTCTACCTTCTTCTCGGCGGTGACCCGGGTGCCCTTGGGGGCGGTGGCGGTGGTCAGCAACCGCAGCAGGAACCGGGCCAGAACCAGCATTCCGGCCAAGGTTATGGCGATACGGAAAGCGAGTACGCCAACTGCACGTGGGATGATGCGAACGAAAGCGACGGTTGCCGCATTGTCGGCACTGCGCAGTCCCTCGACGAAATCTGGAGTGACATCCTCCCGGAGCAAGCGGGGATCGAATACACGAAACCAGGTCTGCGCATCTTCGAGCAGGCCACCCAAACCGGCTGCGGTGCAGCATCGTCCCAAACCGGCCCCTTCTACTGCCCGCAGGACGAAACCGCTTACTTCGACACCTCGTTCTTCTCCATGCTCAAGCAGATGGGCGGGTCCGCCGCACCGCTTTCGCAGGAATATGTTGTCGCCCACGAGTTTGGCCACCACATCCAGGACCTCGAGGGCACCCTGGGCATGTCCAATTACGACGATCCGGGCCCGGATTCCAACGCGGTGAAGATCGAGTTGCAGGCAGACTGCTACGCAGGTGTGTGGGCCTCCCGCGCCGATAAGGGCGATAACCCGCGCCTCGAGCCGGTCACCGAGGAGCAGGTTGCGACCGCGATGAAGACGGCTGGTGCGATTGGCGATGACCACATTCAGGAATCTCAGCAGGGTTACGTCAACCCGGAGAGCTTTACCCACGGCACCTCTGAACAGCGCCAGAAGATGTTTATGGCCGGCTACCAAAACGGCACCATGGGCGCCTGCGACATCTTGGAGCGCGGCGCGTACAACTCTTAG
- a CDS encoding L-serine ammonia-lyase, translating to MSVSVTDIFSIGIGPSSSHTVGPMRAAKAFIESLNEYPAKVTAELRGSLSATGKGHATDRATILGLVGWDPLTVPLDAEPVAGMVPSEGHAAGPAGELDYEITWNNTPVPEHPNCVIFNAYSDSGETLAEHAEYFSVGGGFILSRAELDEQLAEDDEVPAGAAAADTEDNVPYEFSTADELMEICRREDKKIWEIVLANEDVVHRAEGGKDAVLEHLDKVWDTMQECVRDGISTTGTLPGGLEVPRRAPQLHQKLLDGENGDETSGFSAMEWVNLYALAVNEQNAAGGRVVTAPTNGACGIIPAVMHYARDFVPGFDRDAARRFMLTAGAVGIVIKTNASISGAEVGCQGEVGSASAMAAAGLAHILGCTPAQVENAAEIALEHNLGLTCDPVGGLVQVPCIERNAIGGVKSINAARLAKMGGGTHFVSLDNAIETMADTGRDMMAKYKETSMGGLAKTMGFKVSQVMC from the coding sequence ATGTCCGTGAGCGTCACCGACATCTTCTCTATCGGCATCGGCCCGTCCTCTTCCCACACGGTGGGGCCGATGCGTGCTGCCAAAGCCTTCATTGAATCCTTGAACGAGTATCCCGCGAAGGTGACCGCGGAGCTGCGCGGTTCGCTATCCGCCACCGGCAAGGGGCATGCGACCGACCGCGCCACCATCCTCGGCCTGGTCGGCTGGGATCCGCTGACCGTGCCGCTGGACGCTGAGCCCGTTGCGGGCATGGTCCCGTCCGAGGGCCACGCCGCCGGCCCAGCCGGCGAGCTCGATTACGAAATCACCTGGAACAACACCCCGGTGCCGGAGCACCCGAACTGCGTCATCTTCAACGCCTACTCCGACAGCGGTGAGACGCTCGCGGAGCACGCGGAATACTTCTCCGTCGGCGGCGGCTTCATCCTCTCGCGCGCGGAGCTCGACGAGCAGCTCGCCGAAGACGACGAGGTCCCGGCAGGTGCTGCGGCAGCCGATACCGAGGACAACGTTCCTTACGAGTTCTCCACCGCGGACGAGCTGATGGAGATCTGCCGCCGCGAAGACAAGAAGATTTGGGAGATCGTCCTCGCCAACGAAGACGTGGTCCACCGGGCCGAAGGCGGCAAGGACGCCGTACTCGAGCACCTGGATAAGGTGTGGGACACCATGCAGGAGTGCGTCCGCGACGGCATCTCCACCACCGGCACTCTGCCCGGCGGCCTGGAGGTTCCGCGGCGCGCCCCGCAGCTGCACCAGAAGCTTCTCGACGGCGAAAACGGCGATGAGACCAGCGGCTTTTCCGCCATGGAGTGGGTCAACCTCTACGCCTTGGCCGTCAATGAGCAAAACGCCGCGGGCGGTCGCGTTGTCACCGCGCCGACGAACGGCGCCTGCGGCATCATCCCCGCGGTCATGCACTACGCGCGCGACTTCGTCCCCGGCTTCGACCGAGACGCCGCCCGCCGCTTCATGCTGACGGCCGGCGCCGTGGGCATCGTCATCAAGACGAACGCGTCCATCTCCGGCGCTGAGGTCGGCTGTCAGGGCGAGGTCGGCTCCGCGTCAGCGATGGCCGCAGCTGGCCTCGCGCACATTCTGGGGTGCACCCCGGCTCAGGTAGAAAACGCCGCCGAGATTGCCTTGGAACACAACCTCGGCCTTACTTGCGACCCGGTCGGCGGCCTCGTGCAGGTGCCGTGCATCGAGCGCAACGCCATCGGCGGTGTGAAGTCCATCAACGCCGCGCGCCTGGCCAAGATGGGCGGCGGCACCCACTTCGTCTCGCTGGACAACGCCATCGAAACGATGGCGGATACCGGCCGCGACATGATGGCCAAGTACAAGGAGACCTCCATGGGCGGCCTGGCCAAGACCATGGGATTCAAGGTCTCCCAGGTGATGTGTTAG
- a CDS encoding MBL fold metallo-hydrolase, with protein sequence MRIRTLTVGPLSANCYLVSEETADGSPQAFLVDPGMEAMDAVVAAVEQDQVEVEAVVLTHGHIDHVCDAALVAEKYSAPVYIHPADAFMLEPGNECPQQAARMFGADIAKLPAEVRELSDGQTVELAGHAFTVHHAPGHSPGCVLLEGDEFVLTGDVLFRGAIGRVDLPYSDPQAMQDSLRTKVKVLDDDLEVYPGHGPRSQMGEEKLTNPFLVGAKPVR encoded by the coding sequence ATGCGTATCCGCACTCTTACCGTCGGGCCGCTGTCGGCTAACTGCTACCTGGTGTCCGAAGAGACGGCGGATGGTAGCCCTCAGGCGTTCCTTGTCGACCCCGGGATGGAAGCAATGGACGCCGTCGTGGCGGCGGTGGAACAGGACCAGGTCGAGGTCGAAGCCGTGGTGTTAACACACGGTCACATCGACCACGTCTGCGACGCCGCGCTAGTGGCCGAGAAGTACTCGGCGCCGGTGTACATCCACCCGGCGGACGCGTTCATGCTCGAGCCAGGCAACGAGTGCCCGCAGCAGGCGGCGCGGATGTTCGGTGCGGACATCGCCAAGCTTCCGGCGGAAGTACGCGAGCTGAGCGATGGGCAGACGGTCGAACTGGCGGGTCACGCCTTTACCGTGCACCACGCCCCGGGGCACTCGCCGGGGTGCGTCTTGTTGGAAGGCGACGAGTTTGTGCTCACCGGGGACGTGCTGTTCCGCGGTGCGATCGGCCGGGTCGACCTCCCATACTCCGACCCGCAGGCCATGCAGGACTCGCTGCGCACGAAGGTGAAGGTCCTCGACGATGATCTTGAGGTCTATCCCGGCCACGGCCCGCGCAGCCAGATGGGCGAAGAGAAGCTGACCAATCCCTTCCTGGTTGGGGCGAAGCCTGTACGCTGA
- a CDS encoding CE1759 family FMN reductase → MPTLAVVSAGLSTPSTTRALADALSDTVLTESQTQGRELSVETIELRDLAGELVDAMTDWSSPTPRLNAAQETITGAAALIAVTPVFQGSYSGLFKMFFDTFDQHALEELPVLVAATGGSARHAGILDYSLRPLFNYLHAVVVPTGIFQAANDVERTAGARHHSDSDNAWDEDSYFDERIARAARQLTQLIVSPPQAGPAGGDGDLGTT, encoded by the coding sequence GTGCCTACCCTCGCAGTGGTTTCCGCGGGTCTGTCCACCCCATCGACGACGCGGGCGCTTGCCGATGCCCTCTCCGATACCGTCTTGACCGAAAGCCAGACCCAGGGGCGCGAGCTGTCGGTCGAGACCATTGAGCTGCGGGATCTCGCCGGCGAGCTCGTGGACGCGATGACCGATTGGTCGAGCCCCACCCCGCGGCTCAACGCCGCGCAGGAGACGATTACCGGGGCCGCCGCCCTGATCGCGGTCACCCCGGTGTTTCAGGGCAGCTACTCCGGTCTGTTCAAGATGTTTTTCGACACCTTCGACCAACACGCCCTGGAGGAACTCCCCGTCCTCGTCGCCGCCACCGGTGGTTCGGCGCGCCACGCCGGCATTTTGGATTACTCCCTCCGGCCACTGTTTAACTATCTCCATGCCGTGGTGGTGCCCACTGGAATTTTTCAGGCAGCGAATGACGTTGAAAGAACGGCAGGGGCACGACACCATAGCGATTCAGATAACGCGTGGGACGAAGACAGCTACTTCGATGAGCGCATCGCGCGAGCGGCCCGGCAACTCACCCAACTCATCGTCTCACCGCCACAGGCGGGGCCAGCCGGAGGCGACGGGGATCTCGGCACTACATAG
- the hisS gene encoding histidine--tRNA ligase: protein MSSKNQFAALSAPKGVPDYVPPESGTFYHVRETMVQQAHLSGFQHIELPIFEETALFARGVGESTDVVSKEMYTFADRGDRSVTLRPEGTAGVMRAVIQHHLDRGQLPVKLNYAGPFFRYERPQAGRYRQLQQVGVEAIGVDDPALDAEIIALADRTYRALGLTGFRLELTSLGDRNCRPAYREKLQDFLFKLDLDEETKRRAEINPLRVLDDKRPEMQEALADAPLMLDHLDGECRAHFETVTGLLDDMGVPYEINPRMVRGLDYYTKTCFEFVHDGLGAQSGIGGGGRYDGLMQQLGGQDLSGIGYGLGEDRAVLAMEAEGITVEDAEKRVDVFGVAMGADAKRRMALIINDLRRAGISADMSFGDRGLKGAMKGANRAGAKVALVLGDQELAAGTVAVKDLVAHEQHDAEMEKAVDAVRRLLAD, encoded by the coding sequence GTGAGTTCGAAGAATCAGTTTGCAGCCCTGTCCGCACCGAAAGGCGTCCCTGACTACGTTCCGCCGGAGTCGGGGACCTTCTACCACGTCCGGGAGACGATGGTGCAGCAGGCGCATCTGTCTGGGTTCCAGCACATCGAGCTGCCCATCTTCGAAGAAACCGCCCTCTTCGCCCGCGGCGTGGGCGAATCCACCGACGTGGTCTCGAAGGAGATGTACACCTTCGCCGACCGCGGCGACCGGTCTGTCACTCTCCGTCCGGAGGGCACCGCGGGCGTGATGCGCGCGGTCATCCAGCACCACCTGGACCGGGGGCAGCTGCCGGTCAAACTCAACTATGCCGGCCCGTTCTTCCGCTACGAGCGCCCGCAGGCGGGCCGCTACCGCCAGCTCCAGCAGGTGGGCGTGGAAGCAATCGGTGTCGACGATCCGGCGCTGGACGCGGAGATCATCGCCTTGGCAGACCGCACTTACCGCGCGCTGGGGCTCACCGGTTTCCGTCTGGAGCTGACCAGCCTGGGCGACCGCAACTGCCGTCCTGCCTACCGTGAAAAGCTGCAGGACTTCCTGTTCAAGCTCGACCTCGACGAGGAGACCAAGCGCCGTGCGGAAATTAACCCGCTGCGCGTGCTCGACGACAAGCGTCCGGAGATGCAGGAGGCGCTTGCCGATGCCCCGTTGATGCTCGACCACCTAGACGGCGAGTGCCGCGCGCACTTCGAGACCGTCACCGGCCTGCTGGACGATATGGGTGTCCCTTACGAGATCAACCCTCGCATGGTCCGTGGCCTGGATTACTACACCAAGACCTGCTTCGAGTTCGTCCACGACGGGCTCGGTGCGCAGTCCGGCATCGGCGGCGGCGGACGCTACGACGGGCTGATGCAGCAGCTCGGCGGCCAGGACCTGTCCGGCATCGGTTACGGCCTCGGCGAGGACCGCGCGGTCCTCGCGATGGAGGCGGAGGGCATCACTGTCGAGGACGCGGAAAAGCGCGTCGATGTCTTCGGCGTGGCCATGGGTGCGGACGCGAAGCGGCGGATGGCACTCATCATCAACGACCTGCGCCGTGCGGGTATCTCCGCGGATATGTCTTTCGGCGACCGCGGGCTGAAGGGTGCGATGAAGGGCGCGAACCGTGCGGGCGCCAAGGTCGCTCTCGTGCTCGGCGACCAAGAGCTTGCGGCTGGCACCGTAGCCGTCAAGGACCTGGTGGCCCACGAGCAGCACGACGCGGAAATGGAAAAAGCAGTCGACGCGGTGCGCCGACTGCTTGCGGACTAG
- a CDS encoding phosphotransferase has protein sequence MDLQIDDIVDAAEGLLSRRFGGTQQLSGIEELDGSGQSTVLRARVANSPFLPHRSVIVKHTPVTGSSIDDAALLREVVAYQFTNSLAQEVRPGPVLLAYDIEQRIVVLTDLGDSLTLVDVLHGADAEERVAVFRSLGGALGRLHAGTAGRDAAFDVLLRRLVKAHRHYAHSQALRDEALAYSIPLGLRIVAAAGLDVPEAFAQAAKDAEEACRSGAECAFTPFDLSPDNIISADRIHFLDFEWAGFRNVTFDVGSVISGFPQFVFAEPVADAEVETFLTAWTREIQDVWPNLAERDYRYRAITVALVGWALSSLATMAVGGLEPLAALVEDGADAHLVSGGGTDVSDALTAGIGLLRSGRKGEFTGDDRLVRQDLYESFEALARYATATHERIAEDTSRAKDSAGERTAGVAVPFSRRSGDRANGAELAAIARFAEEIAGRLAH, from the coding sequence GTGGATCTCCAGATCGACGACATCGTCGATGCGGCGGAGGGGCTATTGTCCCGCCGCTTCGGCGGTACCCAGCAGTTAAGCGGGATCGAAGAGCTCGACGGCTCCGGGCAAAGCACCGTGCTCCGTGCGCGGGTCGCTAACTCGCCGTTTTTGCCGCACCGGTCGGTCATCGTCAAGCACACGCCCGTGACCGGCAGCTCCATTGATGATGCGGCCCTGCTGCGGGAAGTGGTGGCCTACCAGTTCACCAACTCGCTCGCGCAGGAGGTGCGGCCCGGCCCGGTCCTGTTGGCCTACGACATCGAGCAGCGCATCGTGGTTCTCACGGACTTGGGCGATAGCCTCACGCTTGTCGATGTCCTGCACGGCGCCGACGCGGAGGAGCGCGTCGCCGTCTTCCGCAGCCTGGGTGGCGCGCTGGGGCGCCTGCATGCGGGCACGGCGGGGCGCGACGCAGCCTTTGATGTCCTGCTGCGGCGCCTGGTCAAGGCGCACCGACACTACGCGCACTCGCAGGCTTTGCGCGACGAGGCGCTCGCGTATTCCATTCCGCTGGGCCTGCGGATTGTCGCGGCGGCAGGCCTCGACGTGCCCGAGGCGTTCGCTCAGGCGGCCAAGGATGCGGAAGAAGCATGCCGGTCGGGGGCGGAATGCGCGTTTACCCCGTTCGACCTTTCGCCGGACAACATCATCTCCGCCGACCGCATCCACTTCTTGGACTTCGAGTGGGCGGGCTTCCGCAACGTCACCTTCGACGTCGGGTCCGTCATCAGCGGATTCCCACAGTTCGTTTTCGCCGAGCCGGTGGCCGATGCCGAGGTGGAGACCTTCCTCACCGCGTGGACGCGGGAGATTCAGGACGTGTGGCCCAATCTGGCGGAGCGGGACTATCGTTACCGGGCTATCACGGTCGCCTTAGTGGGGTGGGCGCTGTCGAGCCTGGCCACCATGGCCGTCGGTGGGTTGGAGCCCCTCGCGGCGTTGGTGGAGGACGGCGCTGACGCGCACCTCGTGTCCGGCGGTGGCACGGACGTCTCCGATGCCTTAACCGCTGGCATCGGGTTGCTTCGGTCTGGCAGGAAGGGCGAATTTACCGGCGATGACCGGTTGGTGCGCCAAGATCTCTACGAAAGCTTCGAGGCGCTCGCACGCTACGCAACCGCGACGCACGAAAGGATCGCGGAGGATACCTCCCGCGCCAAGGACTCGGCCGGTGAACGCACCGCCGGCGTGGCGGTGCCTTTCTCCCGGCGCAGTGGGGACAGGGCAAACGGTGCGGAGCTGGCGGCTATCGCGCGCTTTGCCGAAGAGATTGCTGGCCGGCTGGCACACTAG
- the tpx gene encoding thiol peroxidase — protein sequence MAHVTFQGEPTTTRGELPAVGEQLPDFTVVGTDLQELTPADFAGKKLVISIFPSVDTGVCAQQLRTFNQKAADHADTVVLSVSKDLPFAQQRFCANEGIDNVVSASAFRGDFADKLGVELEGSPLQGLLARGVVVTDADHKVVYTQLVDEIGEEPDYDSALAALA from the coding sequence ATGGCACACGTAACTTTTCAAGGCGAACCGACCACCACGCGCGGGGAACTGCCGGCAGTAGGAGAGCAGCTGCCGGACTTCACCGTCGTGGGAACCGATCTGCAGGAACTGACCCCGGCGGACTTTGCGGGGAAGAAGCTGGTTATCTCTATCTTCCCGTCTGTGGACACCGGTGTGTGCGCACAGCAGCTGCGCACCTTCAACCAAAAGGCCGCGGATCACGCAGATACTGTCGTGCTGTCTGTGTCCAAGGATCTCCCCTTTGCACAGCAGCGATTCTGCGCTAACGAGGGCATCGACAACGTAGTGTCCGCCTCCGCGTTCCGCGGTGACTTCGCGGACAAGCTCGGCGTGGAGCTCGAGGGCTCGCCCCTGCAGGGCCTCTTGGCCCGCGGCGTGGTGGTCACTGACGCCGACCACAAGGTCGTCTACACCCAACTTGTCGATGAAATCGGCGAGGAGCCGGACTACGACTCCGCTCTCGCTGCGCTCGCGTAA
- the aspS gene encoding aspartate--tRNA ligase gives MLRTHLAGELRKELAGETVTLTGWVSRRRDHGGVIFIDLRDRSGLCQVVFRESEVAERAHDLRSEFCVKVTGVVEARPEGSENPNLPSGEIEVNVSELEVLNRSAALPFQIDDPSSSGEVGEEARLRYRYLDLRRESQSKALKLRSNANRAARTVLDKHDFTEIETPTLTRSTPEGARDFLVPARLKPGSWYALPQSPQLFKQLLMVAGMERYYQIARCYRDEDFRADRQPEFTQLDVEMSFVDQEDVIQLAEEILVELWKLIGYEISTPIPRMTYADAMKYYGSDKPDLRFDIKITECADFFKDTTFRVFQQEYVGAVVMEGGASQPRRQFDAWQEWAKQRGAKGLAYITIAEDGTLGGPVAKNITDAERDGIAEHVGAKPGDAIFFAAGDTKSSRALLGAARQAIAEKLGLIKEGDWAFTWVVDAPLFEPAADATADGDVALGHSSWTAVHHAFTSPKPEWIDSFDQNPGEATAYAYDIVCNGNEIGGGSIRIHDRDVQERVFNVMGITEEEAREKFGFLLDAFAFGAPPHGGIAFGWDRIVSLLGGYDSIRDVIAFPKSGGGVDPLTDAPAPITPEQRKETGVDAKPKKAEDESN, from the coding sequence GTGCTGCGTACCCACTTGGCAGGCGAGCTGCGCAAAGAACTCGCTGGAGAAACTGTCACGCTGACTGGCTGGGTGTCGCGCCGCCGCGACCACGGTGGCGTCATCTTTATTGACCTGCGCGACCGCTCCGGCCTGTGCCAGGTCGTCTTCCGCGAGTCGGAGGTGGCAGAGCGTGCCCACGACCTGCGCTCCGAGTTCTGTGTGAAGGTTACCGGCGTGGTCGAAGCCCGCCCGGAGGGCTCGGAAAACCCGAACCTGCCGTCGGGCGAGATCGAGGTCAACGTCTCCGAGCTCGAGGTGCTCAACCGTTCCGCCGCGCTCCCGTTCCAGATCGATGATCCGTCGTCCTCCGGCGAAGTGGGCGAGGAGGCCCGCCTGCGCTACCGCTACCTGGATCTGCGCCGCGAGAGCCAGTCCAAGGCACTGAAATTGCGCTCCAACGCCAATCGTGCAGCACGTACCGTGCTGGACAAGCACGATTTCACCGAAATCGAGACCCCGACTCTGACCCGCTCCACCCCGGAGGGTGCGCGCGACTTCCTCGTACCGGCACGCCTAAAGCCGGGCTCCTGGTACGCCCTGCCGCAGTCGCCGCAGCTGTTCAAGCAGCTGCTCATGGTCGCCGGCATGGAGCGCTACTACCAGATTGCGCGCTGCTACCGCGATGAGGACTTCCGAGCTGACCGCCAGCCGGAATTTACCCAGCTGGACGTCGAGATGTCCTTCGTGGACCAGGAGGACGTCATCCAGCTCGCCGAGGAAATCCTGGTCGAGCTGTGGAAGCTCATCGGCTACGAGATCTCCACGCCGATCCCGCGCATGACCTACGCCGACGCCATGAAGTACTACGGCTCGGATAAGCCGGATCTGCGCTTCGACATCAAGATCACCGAGTGCGCTGACTTCTTCAAGGACACGACCTTCCGCGTCTTCCAGCAGGAATACGTCGGCGCCGTGGTCATGGAGGGCGGTGCCTCCCAGCCGCGCCGTCAGTTCGACGCCTGGCAGGAGTGGGCGAAGCAGCGCGGCGCCAAGGGGCTGGCGTACATCACCATCGCCGAGGACGGCACCCTGGGCGGCCCGGTGGCCAAGAACATCACCGATGCTGAGCGCGACGGCATCGCCGAACACGTTGGCGCCAAGCCGGGCGACGCCATCTTCTTCGCCGCCGGCGATACCAAGTCCTCCCGCGCGCTGCTGGGCGCTGCCCGCCAGGCCATCGCGGAGAAGCTCGGCCTCATCAAGGAAGGCGACTGGGCCTTCACGTGGGTCGTCGACGCCCCACTGTTCGAGCCGGCAGCCGACGCCACCGCCGACGGCGACGTGGCGCTGGGCCACTCCTCGTGGACCGCGGTGCACCACGCGTTCACCTCGCCGAAGCCGGAGTGGATCGACTCCTTCGACCAGAACCCGGGCGAGGCGACCGCCTACGCCTACGACATCGTCTGCAACGGCAACGAGATCGGCGGCGGCTCCATCCGTATCCACGACCGCGACGTGCAGGAGCGCGTGTTCAACGTCATGGGCATTACCGAGGAAGAAGCCCGCGAGAAGTTCGGCTTCCTGCTCGACGCCTTCGCATTTGGTGCTCCGCCGCACGGCGGCATCGCCTTCGGCTGGGACCGCATTGTCTCCCTGCTGGGCGGCTACGATTCCATCCGCGACGTCATCGCGTTCCCGAAGTCGGGCGGCGGCGTCGACCCGCTCACCGACGCGCCGGCGCCCATTACCCCGGAGCAGCGCAAGGAAACCGGCGTGGACGCCAAGCCGAAGAAGGCCGAGGACGAGAGCAACTAA
- a CDS encoding peptidylprolyl isomerase: MTDTHSDNRKRGEQALSKLNRELNARERKEKTRPLGVVAVAAVAILALVGGIWFMATRDGDEEVEAQDETSQEQTTEQATAEPLSGQRKEALPATVTCDYKDAGEAAKKVSKPAGDDVSTKGTQTVTLKTNQGDIDMELDRAVSPCTVNAIEHLAKEGYYNDTVCHRMTSGGLNVLQCGDPSGQGSGGPGFQFANEYPSDEMGDDPAAQKEPVTYPKGSIAMANAGADTNGSQFFLNYDDSELPPDYTYFGKVGDTGQKTLDGIAEKGVEGGAPDGKPAEEVKIESVEV, from the coding sequence ATGACCGACACCCACTCGGATAACCGGAAACGCGGCGAGCAGGCGCTGTCCAAGCTCAACCGCGAGCTCAATGCGCGGGAGCGCAAGGAAAAGACCCGCCCGCTCGGCGTCGTCGCTGTCGCCGCCGTGGCCATCCTCGCCCTCGTGGGCGGCATCTGGTTCATGGCCACCCGCGACGGCGATGAGGAAGTCGAAGCGCAGGACGAGACCTCGCAGGAGCAGACCACTGAGCAGGCGACCGCGGAACCGCTGTCCGGCCAGCGCAAGGAAGCTTTGCCGGCGACGGTGACGTGCGACTACAAGGACGCCGGCGAAGCCGCGAAGAAGGTGTCCAAGCCGGCGGGTGACGATGTCTCGACCAAGGGCACGCAGACCGTGACCCTGAAGACCAACCAGGGCGACATCGACATGGAGCTCGACCGCGCGGTGTCCCCGTGCACGGTGAACGCAATTGAGCACCTGGCCAAGGAGGGCTACTACAACGACACGGTGTGCCACCGCATGACCTCCGGCGGCCTCAACGTCCTGCAGTGCGGTGATCCCAGCGGCCAGGGCAGCGGCGGCCCGGGTTTCCAGTTCGCTAACGAATACCCGTCTGACGAGATGGGTGATGACCCGGCGGCCCAGAAGGAGCCGGTCACCTACCCGAAGGGCTCCATCGCCATGGCGAACGCCGGCGCGGACACCAACGGCTCCCAGTTCTTCCTCAACTACGACGACTCGGAGCTGCCGCCGGACTACACCTACTTTGGCAAGGTCGGCGACACCGGCCAGAAGACCCTGGACGGCATCGCGGAGAAGGGCGTTGAAGGCGGCGCGCCGGACGGCAAGCCGGCTGAAGAGGTGAAGATCGAAAGCGTCGAGGTCTAG